GCTAAGGCACCCGGGGAGGGGCGCGCcgctccgccccgccccgcccctgcccacaCTGCCCCTCCCCAGACCGAGAGCTTGAGGCGGATCGCCGCGGGCGGGGTTCCGGTTTGCATCCGCTGATTGGTCTTGCAGTCCCAGCTTCACTCAGACACAGAATTATTAAAGAGAAGTGAGTTGCAATTCCACGTGCTCTGGAATTTTCTTTTCACGCACACTTTATGGTTCTTTTCTGGTCATAATTGTGTACAGAAACAATCAAGCTGAATAAACAAGCAGGATAAACACTAACTCGAAAGTAAATAGACTGTTGGCAAATTAAAAACATCATTATCATCTTCATAAAGACATTCCATCCAAGAATATATAGATGGATTAGAAGTAAATGTGAAATCTTTCacagaacagataaagaaaaagagagagaaaaaaaggatgaaaaagttAGGACAATGAGTTTAAACTAGATTTAAAAGATCTAGAGAGAGAATAcagagatcatttcagttcagccgctcagttgcgtccgactctttgcgaccccatgaactgcagcactcaaggcctccctgtcaatcaccaactcccgttgtccattgagtcggtattgaaatccaaccatctcatcctccgtcgtccccttctcatcctgccctcaatctttcccaacatcagggtcttttctttttcttttaattttatttttaaactttacataattgtattagttttgccaaatatcaaaatgaatcccatcagggtcttttcaaatgagtcagctctttgcatcaggtggccaaaatactggagtttcagctttaacatcagtccttccaatgaacaccctggactgatttcccataggatggactggttgaatctccttgcagtccaagggactctcaagagtcttctccaacaccacagttcaaaaacatctattcttctgtgctcatctttctttatactccaactctcacatccatacatgactactggaaaaaccatagccttgactagacagacctttgttgacaaagtaatgtctctgctttctaatatgctgtctaggatggtcataactttccttccaaggagtaagcgtcttttactttcatggctgcagtcaccatctgcagtgattttggagcccaaaaaaattcagctaccatttccactgtttccccatctatttgccatgaagtgatgggaccgaatgccatgatcttagttttcttaatgttgagctttaagccaactttttccactctcctctttcactttcatcaagaggctctttagttcttcttcactttctgccataagcgtggtgtcatctgcatatctgaggttactgatatttctcccagcaatcttgattccagcttgtgcttcactcagcccagggtttctcatgatgtactctgcatatgttaaataagcagggtgacgatatacagccttgaggtactccttttcctatttggaaccagtctgttgttccatgtccagttctaactattgcttcctgacctgaatacaggtttctcaagaggcaggtcaggtggtctggtattcctatctttcagaattttccacagtttgttgtgatccacagtcaaagggtttggcatagtcaataaagcagaaatagatgtttttctggaactctcttgcttttccgatgatccagcgaatgttggcaatttgatctctggttcctctgccttttctaaaaccagcttgaacatctcaaagttcacagttcacgtattgctaaagcctggcttggagaattttgagcatcactttactagtgtgtgagataagtgcaattgtgtggtagtttgagcattctttggcattgcctttctttgggattggaatgaaaactgaccttttccaggcctgtagccactgctgagttttccaaatttgctggcatattgagtgcagcactttcacagcatcatctttttggatttgaaatagctcaactggaattccatcacttccactagctttgttcatagtgatgcttcctagggcccacttgacttcacattccaggatgtctggctctaggtgaatgatcacagcatcattgattatcttggtcgtgaagatcttttttatatagttcttctgtgtattcttgccaccttttcttaatattttctgcttctgttgggtccataccatttctgtcctttattgagcccctttgcatgaaatgttcccttggtatctctgattttcttgaagagatctctagtctttcctgtccattgttttcctctatttctttgcactgatcactgaggaaggctttcttgtctctccttgctattctctggaacttggcattcagatgtttatatctttccttttctcctttgcttttcacttctcttcttttcacagctatttgtaaggcctcctcagacagccattttgcttttttgcatttctttttcttggggatggtcttgatccctgtctcctgtacaatgtcacaaacctctgtccatagttcatcagggactctatcagatctagtcccttaaatctatttctcacttccactgtataatcataagggatttgatttaggttatacctgaatggtctagtggttttccccattttcttcaatttaagtctgaatttggcaataaggagttcatggtctgagccacagtcagctcctggtcttgtttttgttgactgagGATAGGAAGTgattaattcaagaaaatttccCGGAACTGAAGAGCTTGAATTTCCACACTGAGAGTATACACCCAACaaccaaaacaagcaaacaaaacagatTCATACCAAGGCACATACTGCAAAATTTCAGGACACAGCAAAGAACATTCAAATTTCTAGAGAGAAAGTAGGTCACAAAGGATAAGGAAGAACGGTTTTGTACTTTCCCACAATAATACAGATAACTAGAACACaacaaaacatttcaaaattctGATGTTTGCAATAACACAAGAAAGGTCATTTTAGGCAGAGAGAAAAACATGAGAAAAGGCACAGGCAAGGAGGTCCATCATCAGCTTGAAGAACTACAAACATCTCCTTAGAACCAAAGATTAAGAGGTGGGTTGAAGTGGTTACAGAGGAGGGAGAGGACTCTGCTTCTACTATTCCCAACAGTTTTTTACTTTATCAAAATGGGAGGCTACTGAAGGTTTTCAGCAAGACAGAGCCGTGAAATTTCTATTTTACAACGATCCAAGTTGGGATGGGAATTCCACTGTGGTCCAGGGGTTGGGACTCTACAATGAGCAAGCTAAAGAGTATGGAAAACAGCGAGACCAGTAGCTGAGACTAATCCCAAGGCTGATACAAGACATAGAAGAAtggtacaaagaagatcttcacgaccacgataatcatgatggtgtgatcactcacctagagccagacatcctggaatgtgaagtcaagtgggccttagaaagcatcactatgaacaaagctagtggaggtgatggaattcaagtggagctatttcaaatccaaaaagatgatcctgtgaaagtgctgcactcaatatgtcagcaaatttggaaaactcagcagtggccacaggactggaaaaggtcagttttcattccaatcccaaacaaaggcaatgccaaagaatgctcaaactactgcacaattgcactcatctcacacactttacattagtaaagtaatgttcaaaattctccaagccaggcttcagcaatacgtgaaccatgaactttgagatgttcaagctggttttagaaaaggcattggaaccagagatcaaattgccaacatctgctggatcatggaaaaagcaagagagttccagaaaaacatctatttctgctttattgactatgccaaagcctttgtgtgcatcacaataaactgtggaaaattctgaaagagatgggaataccagaccacctgacttgctaTATAGGAAAAacttgtattcaggtcaggaagcaacagttagaactggacatggaacaacagactggttccaaataggaaaaggagtacgtcaaggctgtatattgtcatcctgcttattcaacttacatgcagagtacatcatgagaaacatgagctggaagcagcacaagctggaatcaagattgccaggagaaatatcagtaacctcagatatgcagatgacaccacgcttatggcagaaagtgaagaagaactaaagagcctcttgatgaaagtcaaagagagtgaaaaagttggcttaaagctcaacattcagaaaactaagatcatggcagccggtcccatcacttcatggcaaatagatggggaaacagtggaaatggtggctgactttttttgggctccaaaatcactgcagatggtgactgcagccatgaaagtaaaagatgcttactccttggcaggaaagttatgaccatcttagacagcatattagaaagcagagacattactttgtcaacaaaggtccatctagtcaaggctatggtttttccagtagtcatgtatggatgtgagagtggggctataaagaaagctgagcgtagaaaaattgatgcttttgaactgtggtgttggagaagactcttgagagtcccttgaactgcgaggagttccaaccagtctatcctaaaggaaatcagtcctgactattcattggaaggactgatgctgaaactccagtattttggccacctgatgcgaagagctgactcatttgaaaagaccctgatgctgggaaagattgagagcaggagaaggggacgacaggatgagatggttggatgccatcactgactcaatggacatgagtttgagtaaactctaggagttggtgatggagagggaggcctggcgtgctgcagttcatggggttgcagagtcagacacaacatagcgactgtactgaactgaactgaatacaatcATCTGTGCAGAAACTGTAATGGTGtgaatagctaacatttattactTTAAGAGTTTTTATGgagtatttcattttatcttgCAGCAAATGTTTGGGGAATGTGCTACAGTGTAGTTTTTCATGCTCATCTTACAAATAAGGAAAGTGAATCCTGGTGAAGTCACTGCCATCTAACAAGGGACTCTGCAGGTGTATGTAGGTATAGGTGTATTAATTTCTTGACTTCAACAATTAAGCTGAAGTTAAATAAACTGGCCAGTAAATGAGAAGTGCTGGATTTGAACCAATTTCCATGTATTTTTGATGAACCTTTGTGTCTGGTAAGCAGTTTAAGTAGGGAACAAGTTATGTGTTAGCTTCAAGCTCAGATctactgatttttatatttataggcACTAttcaaaaggatttttttttttaattttattttatttttaaactttacataattgtattagttttgccaaatatcaaaatgaatccgccacaggtatacatgtgttccccattaagctattttatatctattttaccTTTTCTATAACTGTCCAGGTAGGCAAGAAGTAAAATtacttccattttatagatgaaggggACACAAGGAGGTAATTGAAACGAATTCCAGGAGTAATACTTTACCCATTAAACCACAGTCTAGTTAACTAAATAACAATACTCAAACTACTAATGCACAAATGACCTATGATGAAATTAGAACAGTTAAGAGCAACATTATCAGTAGTTGGGGTTTAGGCAGCTGTCATTTATCGGGACTCTTCCATACAGAAAGGACAAGCTCAAGAAGGAATATGGCAGAATCACAGAATTATGAAAGCCACGGTCTAGGAAAAACTGGACCAAGGAAGCACCCTTTAAAAATCTTGAGTATGGTAGTGCTATATGGCACATAATGAATTTATAGAACTTAGTATTTAAGGATGGCAGTAGAAATAACAGGTGCTTCTTTTAAATGGCACAGATAATTCTCTGAATGTCAGAGACACACAAAGCTATCAATGAAGTTTATGCAATCGAATCCTGGAACAGATGGAGTATCTGAGTATCCATATTCCTAGTTATCAAAGCAAAAGCTTTAAACATTCATCCAATAATTAAGTgtaaaccaactttttttttaaatatgctgaaagcagaattttttgtttactttaatGAATAATTACAACTGGGAAACCACACCTGCCTTAACAGTCTGCTTCATCCACTTTACTTGGGATTGATTTTGTCTTACAGAAAGCAACCATCAAAGTTTCTTTTCCCTTGCccaagattttaaaaagtcaaccatTACATATAAATACAGGAAGGCCTATGCCAAGTTAACAAATGAAAACTGTAACTCAAAATGAGGTATGCACATTGACAGTAAGTGCATTGGTATACTCCATACAAAAGCTGGAGAGTTTACAAACAACTGGTGATGTAAAACAGAGGTTTCCTAAGAACTTACTTAATTAGACCTTTAAAAAGCCCtagaaaacttcatttttaacaaGGGTCCCAGATGATTCCAGGTTTTGCTTAAAGTGTAGTTTGGGAAACATTTTTAACCTCCACTGAGTGTCAGATTacatatacaataaaattaaaatacaaaccaTGTACTAAATGAAAAATAGTATCTTTATATAAGCTATTAATAGATATCTAAATACAAtatggttttttaaaatgaaatgtgtaTATAACTGTATTCATAAAGTACACTATTCAAAATCTATACAACATTAACAACaaatccaaataaaaatgaagatattcctctgaatttcatgtttcacCGAGCATCAAAAACCACCACTGTAATATACCAAGTTAAGGACATAAAAAggtacattaaaattaaaattttagtactTTCAAGTCACTTTCTCTTTGCAATAATCTATTTATTTAATCTAAAATGTTAGATTTAAGTTAATCTAAAAtgcacaaaagaataaaattcactATTTACTATGATGAGAAgtgaactaaaaaataaattattagccCTCTTTCCATGATAGAGACCAATGCATCAAGAAACTAAAGCAGTGTTAAAAGCGATAATTTACTGTTCTAAAAAATACTGTCAGTTATTACATAACAATTTACTCTGACTTTCAGCTAATTCCTAAGTCTCACTTTTTCCATAAGGTAGCATAAAAACTCACTATTTGTAGTTTCCCTTGTATAATTTAGTTTGTTCATAAACTGAAGCTCAGGAATGAGTACTTATATAGAATTGCTGAAAAATACACTTATGAAAGCCAAAATCAGCTAGTATTTAGATTACTTGGTATACGTCTACACACCGAAGTactgtgattaaaaaagaaaatgataaacattttttttttttggtaagtaaTCCAAGTTATTACCATTTTCACAAGTAATTAGTCTTTGACTATCAAACCAGGTGTTATTCTTCACTTGCTCCCATCTCATACCTAAGAAGCACAGTTAAAAGGATACATCTTTTAGTCCTTTTCTTGTACATTATTCTGTATCCACATTCTCTGCATCGGATGGGATCccttgattttatttcattttctgtgtgacattctagaaatgaaaacacattcatttattcaatgccTAAAAGAGAAATTATTACAGACAAGCAAATTATCTTGACCATATTTTTCATCCAACACACTAAAATACAAATACTCAATCTCAAGGATGTGTTGCTATTACCAGTAAgctaaaggagagagaaaaaaagagtggTGGGCAAGGCACTCTTCCTAGAATAGGAAATGAAAAGTTaatgagaggatttttttttaaagactgctaAAGCTGTTCCGCTTTCTAACTTTAAAGATGAACGACTCACAAGTCAAAGACAAAtgcacaattcttttttttttaaccgagTTTAAATACTCTTACTTTGTGTTACTCTTACCTCCACAGATATATATCATTGGCTGCTGCTTTGGGGGTTGAACGTCCTTCTGGGTGTCCATTGTTGTCCCTGAAATCGGAGACTCAAATATTTAATATCTCAAAGTGGGGCCCTCACAAATCCAATCAGGAATCATTTTTCCGAGGGAAAACTAAAAAGGTCTCAATTCCTAGTCAGTACTTTGTTTCATGGCTGGGTCTAAAGGacgaaacaaacaaacaaaaaacgtgTTGCGCATTTACCCCCAAATTGgactcttattttacagatgaaggaactcaggtttgctgctgctgctgctaagtcgcttcagtcgtgtccgactctgtgcgacccaatggacagcagcccaccaggctcccctgtccctgggattctccaggcaagaacactggagtgggttgccatttccctctctaatggatgaaagtgaaaagtgaaagtgaagtcgctcagtcgtgtccgactcttagcgaccccatggactgcagcctaccaggctcctccatccatgggattttccaggcaagagtactggagtggagtgccactgccttctccaacccagGTTTAGGGAAGTTCATTTGGGCAGGATTACTCAgcagcaatgcaggaggcccaggttcgatcactgggtagggaagatcccctggagtagagaatggcaacccactccagtattcttgcctggagaattccatggacagaggagtctggcaggctacagtccatggggtcgcgaagagtgggacacgactgagcgactaacacactcagCTGCAGAGTCAGAGAGATTTAGATCTGATTGCAAAGCCCGCGTCTTCATTTAACACGTTATATTTTTCCAAACTTTAGCAGGAGATggtaaaagaaaacacacacacacacacacacacaaaacttctCTCAACAGTAGAACACGAGAACCGAATTTAAGAGAAGAATAACTCCCCAAAGCTAGTCAACAGTTAAACAGGGAAACAACCCAAAAGCTAAACCGGCAAAGGACTAAAAGTATCGACTCTATCCCCAGCCTCTCCTGACTCGAACCCTTAAACTAGACCTCTTTAGACCTTATTGTGTTTTCAGTTTGGGCCCAAATTCCTACCTTCAAATCCCAAACCTCCAATTCCCTACTCACGCAACACGGAGAAATCTCTAGGCCTCTCCAAACAGATTTCGACTCGCCTCTGAGCCGCGGGCAACTTCCGGCGCTCGCTTCTGACGTGTCGGAGTCTCCGCCCCTTCCGTTCCGGGTGTGGCTGAGGAACCTGGATTGAGTAGAGGCGGAGGAAACGGGTCTTTTGGTGTTTTCGAGTCTAGTCGAAAGTGCTTGTTTCGCTCCTAGCTGTTTTCGCTTGTCAGGGAAGCAAAGCACTTTAGCAGCCTTTCATGTCCTAGgaggtttgtttttctggcaaatGAAGTCTGCAGAAAGGAACATTTTTCTAGGCGGGCAGAGGGTTAGAAGAGAAACCCCAGTGAAGTGCTCGTGGAATACTAGGCTGACCGTTACTCCGAGGAACGTAGAAGAATCGGCTCCACCGCGGATATCCACGTGCAAAAGCCCTTTACAGACTACGTGTTTCGAATAGTTTGCTATTTGTGCCGGGGCAGTGGAGCACACCCTCGGTCGCTATCTTTCATATAATTTCGTTTTTGCTTTTCGACCCATTCTCTCCTAGGCGCTCGTTCTCTCTCTGACTCACACATTTTACTTGTGGGCAGCTACGTCAGTTACTCCCACTTAAAGCTAAGGGATTTAGGTAGTGGTAGTCACtccagtcggagaaggcaatggcaccccactccagtactcttgcctggaaaatcccatggacggaggagcccggtaggctgaagtccatgggttcgctaagagtcggacacgactgagcgacttcactttcacttttcactttcgtgcattggagaaggaaatggcaacccactccagtgttcttgcctggagaatcccagggacgggggagcctagtgggcttccgtctatggggtcgcacagagtcggacacgactgaagcgacttagcagcagcagcagcagctgtccaCTGACCCTCCTTTTGTCCCCTGTATTCATTCCTCCTTAGAAGAACAAGAAGACTTGACCAGTGAGGGCGTGTTCTTTCAAAGGtcaaaaatttaatgaaattgaACAGTTGGGTTCACAACGTTTGCTTCTTTCACAGTAATAGCTTACGGTGAACCATGTCGGATTTGTGGtctccgaagaagatttagcATGGGCATCAGGAACCAGGCTTCGGACATTCAGAACTTTGTGTGGCAGAAGTTTCAttacagtgaaaaaggacagGAAGCTTCTAACGTAGATATCAGAagaggggatggagagtgcccccctcgctagtcttagcaagggagctatatactttttcagttggttgttacagtgaatcaaaagaatgtctcaaggctGTAAAGGTCTTACCAGATCCATTCCcacaacttaaattttaaaatgggataacatttaaaaataacattttaaaaataatgggcttcctttgtggctcagacagtaaagaatcctcctgcaatgtgggagacctgagtttgatccctgtgttggaaagatcccctggagaagggaaagctacacattccagtattctggcctggagaattcaggccatggggtagcaaagagtcctgacaggactgagcaactttcactttcactagaaagatcttaccagacccactccaacaacatacattttaagatgacaggatagtcagaaggttcttaagGAGGAACATGTCCTCCaacaggatacattgttgttttaTAATCATGGTAaagagtttaaggaaaaacataccttGAGCAAGATGAGTCAGTAGTTGTGTAATtattagctctgggcttaaagaaaaaaacattttatgtgactatgTTGAAGGAATGTAGGAAAGAAacgtttgtccttttctcttccttgacagccccagacccctttttcttccctctcctctttacccctctcctcctccccctcctcctcctcctgaatcaacctacctaagaattagcGCTCTCAACAGCAAGTATATCagaaaggggaagaagaaaatgaagttattaaaatttagaaaataaacagtTGTTAATAACTATTGTAATTAATCT
The genomic region above belongs to Bos taurus isolate L1 Dominette 01449 registration number 42190680 breed Hereford chromosome 14, ARS-UCD2.0, whole genome shotgun sequence and contains:
- the POLR2K gene encoding DNA-directed RNA polymerases I, II, and III subunit RPABC4, encoding MDTQKDVQPPKQQPMIYICGECHTENEIKSRDPIRCRECGYRIMYKKRTKRLVVFDAR